Proteins encoded within one genomic window of Candidatus Scalindua japonica:
- the tilS gene encoding tRNA lysidine(34) synthetase TilS — protein MLQLRKQVAGVIRDFNLFNDKDRIILGVSGGPDSVALLSLIYNVRRVNPPYSTIFIAHLNHSLRGRESDGDGQFVSSLADKYKIQLIAEKRDVREIARERKMSLEETARDVRYKFFENAAKSVGANVIAVGHNADDNAETILHRIIRGTGITGVSGIRPKRKLTPTSTINLVRPLLFTCRKDIIAYLEEKNITYRVDSTNIEKDKLRNKIRLELIPHLEKNYNPKIKKSLVTLGETAIQNCDYLEKETNVLFKSVLINREAKTETHIDKIVLDINKLKESSQILQQMIVKEVIIRLNIPLKKIGNKNYKNILNLLNSKKTEINHMIKEYLNIRREENELCFSRNKFYVEERPVLSETEIKIPGETELVDMNYQVKTEIREIKNNFLEEFKQKKTSKEEAVDFDKVSMPLTVRTRRQGDKFWPLGSQGVKKIKDFFIDNKVPVMDRDAIPLVTMNGQPVWIVGFRIDDRIRVSEETTKLLMMKFEERTTHI, from the coding sequence ATGTTGCAATTAAGAAAACAGGTTGCTGGTGTTATCAGAGATTTCAATCTTTTCAATGATAAGGACAGAATCATATTAGGTGTTTCCGGTGGACCGGATTCTGTTGCGTTGTTGAGCCTTATTTATAATGTAAGGCGTGTAAATCCTCCTTATTCTACAATTTTCATCGCACATTTGAACCATTCACTCAGGGGTAGAGAATCAGATGGAGATGGACAGTTTGTAAGTTCTCTTGCGGATAAATACAAAATACAACTCATTGCAGAAAAAAGGGACGTTAGAGAAATAGCGCGGGAGCGTAAGATGTCACTGGAAGAAACTGCACGGGATGTGAGATATAAGTTCTTTGAGAATGCGGCAAAAAGTGTGGGTGCTAATGTTATTGCGGTTGGTCACAATGCCGATGACAATGCCGAAACAATTTTGCATAGAATAATCCGGGGTACCGGTATTACAGGCGTAAGTGGAATAAGACCAAAACGAAAACTTACACCCACTTCAACCATTAACCTTGTTCGTCCCCTGCTGTTTACATGCCGTAAAGATATTATTGCTTATCTGGAGGAAAAAAATATTACTTACAGGGTTGATTCGACAAATATAGAAAAAGATAAATTAAGAAATAAGATCAGACTGGAACTTATTCCGCACCTTGAAAAAAATTATAATCCAAAGATAAAAAAGTCCCTGGTTACGTTAGGTGAAACGGCAATACAAAATTGTGATTACCTGGAAAAAGAAACAAATGTTTTATTCAAAAGCGTATTAATAAATAGAGAGGCGAAAACAGAGACACATATAGATAAAATAGTATTGGATATAAATAAATTAAAAGAGTCATCTCAGATTTTGCAACAGATGATTGTTAAAGAGGTAATCATCCGGTTAAACATTCCTCTCAAGAAGATAGGCAACAAAAACTATAAAAATATTCTAAACCTTCTTAATTCTAAAAAAACAGAGATAAACCATATGATTAAGGAGTACCTGAATATCAGGAGAGAGGAAAATGAGTTGTGCTTTTCCAGAAATAAATTTTATGTGGAAGAACGACCTGTTTTAAGCGAAACTGAAATAAAAATTCCGGGAGAAACAGAGCTTGTTGATATGAATTATCAGGTAAAAACAGAGATCAGGGAGATCAAAAATAATTTCCTGGAAGAGTTCAAACAAAAGAAAACAAGCAAAGAAGAAGCTGTTGATTTTGATAAGGTCAGTATGCCGCTCACAGTCAGGACGAGAAGGCAGGGAGATAAGTTTTGGCCGTTAGGTTCTCAGGGGGTTAAGAAAATAAAAGATTTTTTTATAGATAATAAAGTTCCTGTGATGGACCGGGATGCTATCCCGTTAGTAACGATGAACGGACAGCCAGTGTGGATAGTGGGGTTTCGTATTGATGATCGTATTCGGGTTTCGGAGGAAACAACAAAATTATTAATGATGAAGTTTGAGGAGAGAACG